The region GTAGCCCGGGGCCGATGCCATTGGTCCCCCAAATGTTCAGGTCCGTGGTTGTACGCCCGATTACCTCTGCTGCACTCAGGCCGATTTGCTCTTCAAATGCTTCATTGACCTCCAGCAAGCAGCCGTCGCTGAGGCGGGCAATCAAAAGGATGTCCGGGCACTGCTGGAAAACGGAGGCAAATTTCTGCTCGGAGAGACGCAGGGCATCTTCGGCGTTCTTGGTTTCGCTGATATCAATCATCAGCCCGCGCATTACTGGCTTGTGTCCATGCTCGATCAGGCTGACGATGTCGCGCACCCAAAGGCTACGGCCGTCGGCACGAATGACCCTGTATTCGAGGCTGTGGTCGCGTCCGGCAGCAGTTTCAGTGTCGCAGTAGGCCTGCGCCCAAAGTGCATCGTCGGGATGAATGATGCTGCGCCAGAAGCCCGGACGTAGCCATTGGCCCAGCGGATACCCAAGCAGATCCTCCGCGTGGGGTGAGACGTAGCTGTACTTGAAGTCATTGGCGTCAGCTTCCCAGGCGATTGCCGACAGGCTTTCGATAAGGCCCCGATAATGGTATTCGCTGCTGCGCAACTCCTGCTCCAGGGCGATACGTCGGGAAATTTCGGAGCTCAACCGCCGATTGACCCGAATCACCGCCAGCAACAGGGCGACCAGCAACAAGATGCCGGGTAGTCCGTAGATCAATAAGTCAGTCCAGAAGGTCCGATGGTCGAGCACCTTGCCAACCCATCGCTCCTGAATATCGCTGACTTCACCCGCACTCATGTCTGCCATGACTTTATCGAGGATACCGACGAGGATTTTCTGTTCTCGAGGTACCGCCATAGCCAATTGATATCGGTAAGAGGTGTCGCCGCTTACATACAGCCCATCGAGCTTGAGCTGGCGCAAGCTCCAGATACTTGATGCCAGATCGCCAACAACGGCATCCACTTCATCGATGGCCAGGGCCTGCAGTGCGGAATTGACGTTAGGCATCGCGACCAGGTTCAGGTCGGGATGATGGCTGCGCAGCAATTCATGGGGGGCATAGTTTTCTACAACGGCCACTTTCAGCCCATAGAGGTCGTTGAGTTTGCGCGGCTGTGGGCCACCCTTATGGGCCAGAATGACGATTGGGAAATCCAGGTAGGGACGGGTGAAGGCCAGGAAATTCTGGCGTTCCGGTGTCGACATGATGCCGGGGAGCAGATCCAGTTTGTTCTGTTTGGCCTGTTCCAGCACAGCCGTCCAGGTGGCCGGCTCGACCAACTTGAAGGTTATGTCCAGCCGCTCTTGAAACAGAGCAATGTAGTCGGCAGCCAATCCCTGGTAGCGACCCTCCTGGTCGCGGTATTCAAACGGTGGCCAGGATGCGTCGACGCCTAGGCGCAGCTGAGGGTGGGCGCTGAGCCAGGCTTTTTCTTCCTCTGTCAGGGTCAAGGCGCCGGCCGTTGTGCTCCAAATCAGTTGGAACACCAACAGAAGGGCCGGCATTTTGGGCATATCGGCCTCGTCACACAGGTGAACTGATTCGAGTGTAGACGGGCATTTCTACGATAGGGTGTGGCGAGGGGATGAAAAAGAGTGGTTTGCACAAAAGAAAAACCCCGGACTGGGCCGGGGTTTGTCATCACTCGTCGAGGAAGGAGCGCAAATGCTCGCTTCGCGTCGGGTGGCGCAGCTTGCGCAGCGCCTTGGCTTCAATTTGACGGATCCGTTCACGGGTCACGTCGAACTGTTTGCCGACCTCTTCGAGGGTGTGATCGGTGTTCATGTCGATACCGAAACGCATGCGCAGCACTTTGGCTTCGCGTGCGGTCAGACCGGAGAGCACGTCACGAGTCGCTTCCTTGAGGCTTTCAACCGTGGCTACATCGATTGGCGACTGCATGGTCGAGTCTTCGATGAAGTCACCCAAGTGCGAATCTTCGTCGTCACCGATCGGGGTTTCCATGGAGATCGGCTCTTTGGCGATCTTCAATACCTTGCGGATCTTGTCCTCAGGCATTTCCATGCGCTCACCCAGCTCTTCCGGGGTCGGTTCACGGCCCATTTCCTGCAGCATCTGCCGGGAGATACGGTTGAGCTTGTTGATCGTCTCGATCATGTGCACCGGAATACGGATGGTGCGAGCCTGGTCGGCGATCGAACGGGTGATCGCTTGACGAATCCACCAGGTGGCATAGGTCGAGAACTTGTAACCGCGACGGTATTCGAACTTGTCCACTGCCTTCATCAAACCGATGTTGCCTTCCTGGATCAGATCGAGGAATTGCAGACCGCGGTTGGTGTACTTCTTGGCGATGGAGATAACCAGACGAAGGTTGGCCTCGACCATTTCTTTCTTCGCACGACGAGCCTTGGCTTCACCGATCGACATGCGACGGTTAATGTCCTTGATCTCGGCGATAGTCAGGCCGGTTTCGTTCTCCAGGTCGATCAGCTTCTGCTGGCAAGCGACGATGGCATCGTTTTTCTCGCCCAGCGCTGCAGCCCACTTGGTGCTGCGCTTGGAAAGATCACCGCTCCAGGTCTGGTCCGTTTCGTTGCTTGGGAACAGGCGCAGGAAGTCGGCACGAGGCATACGTGCATCACGTACACACAGTTGCATGATCGCGCGTTCTTGCTGGCGCAGACGATCAAGAGCACTGCGAACACGCTCGACCAATACTTCGAACTGCTTTGGCACCAGCTTGATCGGCATGAACAGCTCAGCCAGTTCAAGCATCGCCTTGATGCTGTCCTTGTGCTGGCGACCGTTCTTCTTCAACACTTTGAGGGTGGCGTTCAGTTGCTCCTGAACGGCACCGAAGCGCTGCTGGGCAATGACTGGATCGGGACCGCTTTCGGCTTCTTCCTCTTCCTCGGCTTCTTCTTTCTCTTCGTCTTCGTCGTCACTCTCGGCCTTGGCCGGAGCTTTCGGATCGACAGGCGGCGGAACTTCGGCCGGAGGGGCAATGCCGTCGTCCGGGTCGATGTAGCCACTGAGAACGTCAGACAGGCGACCGCCTTCGGCGGTTACTCGATCGTATTCGCTGAGGATGTAGTCGACAGTACCCGGGAAATGGGAGATAGCTCCCATGACCTCGCGAATACCTTCTTCGATACGCTTGGCGATTTCGATTTCGCCTTCACGGGTCAGAAGCTCGACGGTTCCCATTTCACGCATGTACATGCGGACCGGGTCGGTCGTACGACCAATATCGGTTTCCACAGCCGCCAACGCAGCAGCAGCTTCTTCAGCTGCGGCTTCGTCAGTGTCGGCTTCGGCCAACAAAAGGGCATCCGCATCCGGAGCACTCTCGAATACGTTGATCCCCATGTCGTTGATCATGCGGATGATGTCTTCCACCTGCTCCGGATCTGAAATATCCTCTGGCAGATGGTCGTTGACCTCCGCGTAAGTCAGGTAGCCCTGCTCACGACCGCGGGTGATCAACTCTTTGATGCGAGACTGCTGTTGCGCTTTTCCGGACATAACACCCTATCCACTGAAGGTCTTGGCGGGCAAAAAACAAGCCGAGGATTATACCCGAGCTAGGACCTCACGCGCCAGTTGAGGTCGGGGTTTGTGCGTGAACATTCCGGCTTAACAGGTCGCGCAGCTGATTTTTTTCCTCTGCGCTCAACTCACTTTGACGTGCTTTCCTGAGCAGATGTTCCAGGCTTCGCTCGCGTTGGCGAGCTGACAAGCTAGTTATAGTGTCGAAAAACTGTTGTTCAAGGTTGTCGGCATCGATTAGCCATTCCTTTTCAGCCAGTGCGCGTAGCAAGCGGCCTTGTTCAGTGCCGTGCCAGCGTGCAATCAGCTGTAGTGAGCGTAGCTCAGGATTCTTTTGCAACGCCTCCAGCAAGGCCACCAGCAGTTGGGCGTAGACATGTTCTTCCGCTGCGAAATGGCCAGCATCCTCGACCTTTTTGGCTAGCTGCGGGTGGTGTAGCAAGGTGCGCAGGGCGCTCAAGGTCGGAGGTTCTACCGAGGTTGGTACGCGCGGTGGTGCATCCTGGCGTTGGCCGTTACGCTCCCACGGCTTGCCTTTTTTGTCCCATGGCTTGCCTTCCCACTTCTTCTTGCCTCCCTTGCTTGGCGTCCACTGTTGTTGCACTGGCGTGTAGTCGGGCTGGTGGAAGTCGCCGTAGTCGGGGTTGTAGTCGGGAATGGCATCGTAATCGATGCCAGGGTCGTAGCTTGGCGGCGCTTCGGCAGGAGCGCTGTGACTCAGTTGCTCGACCTGGTGATTATCCAGGCCGGTGATTTCCTTGAGCCGATTGCGCATCAATGCGCGTAGGTTGGCCCCCGGCACTTTTTCGATCAACGGTGCTGCCAGCGTTGCCATGTGCGCCTTGCCCTCAAGTGAGCGAGGGTCGGCTTCTTCGGTCAACTGCTGGAAAAAGTAGTCGGCCAAGGGCTGGGCATGCTGGTTGATTCGAGCGCGAAACGCATCGGTGCCTTCCGCGCGAATAAGGGTGTCTGGGTCTTCGCCCTCGGGCAGGAACAAAAAGCGTGCTTTGCGACCGTCCTGCAAACTCGAGAGGGTGGCTTCCAGGGCGCGCCAGGCAGCATTGCGCCCTGCCTGATCGCCGTCGAAGCAGAACAGCACGCTGGGCACAACGCGAAAAAGACGCTTGAGGTGTTCTTCGCTTGTGGCTGTGCCGAGTGTTGCTACCGCATTGCGCAGGCCTTGCTGGGCCAGGGCGATAACGTCCATGTAGCCTTCGACCACGATGATTTCATCGAGGTTGCGGTTGAATTTTCGTGCCTCGTACAGGCCATACAGCTCTTGGCCTTTGTGAAACACGGGTGTTTCCGGGGAGTTCAGGTACTTGGGCTTGTCGTCGCCGAGCACCCGACCACCAAATGCGATAACCCGGCCACGACTGTCGCGAATCGGAAACATGACCCGGTCACGGAAGCGGTCGTAGCGCTTGCCTGACTCAGCGTTCTCGATCAGCAGGCCGGCATCGATCATGGCCTTTTGTTGTAGTGTGTCGCTGCTCAAGTGCTTGAACAGGTTATCCCAGCCTGGCGGGGCGTAGCCCAGACCGAAATCTCGAGCGATCTCGCCGGACAGCCCGCGGCCTTTGAGGTACTCCACGGCTGAGCGGCGTGTCGGGTGGCTTTTCAAGGCCTGACGATAAAATTCGCCAGCCGCTTCCAGCAGCGGATAAAGCGGAGAGTCGGTGGGTTGCCGAGGCTTGTGCCCGCGACCACCTTCTTCGCGAGGTACTTCCATGCCGGCGGCCTTGGCCAGTTCCTCGACGGCCTGGGGGAAGTCCAGGTTGTCGTGGTCCATGATGAAGCCCAAGGCATTGCCCCCCGCGCCGCAGCCGAAGCAGTAATAAAACTGCTTGTCGGGGCTCACGCTGAACGACGGGGTTTTTTCCTTGTGGAACGGGCAACAGGCTGTGAGGTTTTTGCCTGCTTTTTTCAGTTGCACGCGCGAGCTCACCACGTCGACGATGTCGGTGCGGTTGAGGAGGTCGTCGATGAAACTTTGGGGAATCAGCCCGGCCATGGCGCTCTCATCATCAGGCGATAAGCAAGTGTAATCGCTAATGCTGCAGGGACGGCTTCGCGTTCGAGCGATGTCGAATGGGTAAACACAAAATTCGGAAAGACGTGCTCGTCTGCAGCCGGTTAAGGCTCGTCAGTACCGACGCGCACAGCTGGTATAAAACCAGTTCTGACGATTCAGGCAGGTTGTCACATTGCAGGGCAATGGGACGCCTCGGGCGCTCAGACCTGAGGATAAAACAACTACTGCCAGCAGCCCGGCTTGAAGGCCGGGCGAGGCAGAAGCTTGCGACGGACGTCTGTATTAGTACAGGCGAACGGCGCGGCGCTGTTCGCGCTGAACTTTCTTGGCGTGACGTTTAACAGCGGCTGCTGCTTTGCGCTTACGCTCAGAAGTCGGCTTCTCGTAAAATTCGCGGCTACGAACTTCAGCCAGAACACCGGCTTTTTCGCAGGAGCGCTTGAAACGACGCAGAGCTACGTCGAAGGGTTCATTCTCTTTAACTTTGACGGCTGGCATCCAGAGCTACCTTCATTCATTACCGGGGGTCAACGAACTCGTGGCAAAACTGTGCACTGGAGAACGTCGGTTTTTAAGGGTTGCGGATGTTAACCCTTAGCCAGCAGGAATGCAAAGCCTCTGATCGAAAACCGCTGGTCGGCATCGGGAGTGGGGACTATCATGCGCGCCTTCGAATTCAGCCTAAACAAGGCGCAGACCCATGCTAGTACTGGGATTAGAAACATCCTGCGACGAAACCGGCGTCGCATTATACGACAGTGAACGCGGTCTTTTGGCCGATGCATTGTTCAGTCAAATCGACTTGCACCGTGCCTATGGCGGCGTGGTGCCGGAGCTCGCCTCGCGCGATCACGTCAAGCGTATGCTGCCGTTGATCCGCCAGGTGCTGGCCGAAGCCGACTGTGTCGCCACCGAAATCGATGCCATTGCCTATACCGCAGGTCCGGGGTTGGTAGGCGCGTTGCTGGTCGGCGCTTCGTGTGCCCAGGCCTTGGCTTTCGCCTGGGGTATCCCGGCGTTGGGCGTACACCACATGGAAGGCCATTTGCTTGCGCCGATGCTCGAGGAGCAGCCGCCTGAGTTCCCGTTCGTCGCGTTGCTGGTGTCCGGTGGGCACACACAGTTGGTGCGTGTGGATGGCATAGGTCAATACGAGTTGCTGGGCGAGACCTTGGATGACGCGGCAGGCGAAGCGTTCGACAAGACTGCCAAGTTGATGGGACTGAACTATCCGGGCGGCCCGGAAATCGCCCTGCTGGCCACTCGAGGTGTGCCGGGACGCTTTGTTTTTCCACGGCCGATGACCGATCGTCCGGGCCTGGACTTCAGCTTCAGCGGCCTGAAGACGTTTGCCCTCAATACCTGGCAGCAGTGCCAGAAGGCTGGAGACGACGGCGAGCAAACCCGTTGCGACGTGGCGCTGGCCTTCCAGCAGGCGGTGGTGGAAACTTTGACCATCAAGTGCAAGCGTGCTTTGAAACAGACCGGACTCAAGCGTCT is a window of Pseudomonas sp. DG56-2 DNA encoding:
- the rpoD gene encoding RNA polymerase sigma factor RpoD; amino-acid sequence: MSGKAQQQSRIKELITRGREQGYLTYAEVNDHLPEDISDPEQVEDIIRMINDMGINVFESAPDADALLLAEADTDEAAAEEAAAALAAVETDIGRTTDPVRMYMREMGTVELLTREGEIEIAKRIEEGIREVMGAISHFPGTVDYILSEYDRVTAEGGRLSDVLSGYIDPDDGIAPPAEVPPPVDPKAPAKAESDDEDEEKEEAEEEEEAESGPDPVIAQQRFGAVQEQLNATLKVLKKNGRQHKDSIKAMLELAELFMPIKLVPKQFEVLVERVRSALDRLRQQERAIMQLCVRDARMPRADFLRLFPSNETDQTWSGDLSKRSTKWAAALGEKNDAIVACQQKLIDLENETGLTIAEIKDINRRMSIGEAKARRAKKEMVEANLRLVISIAKKYTNRGLQFLDLIQEGNIGLMKAVDKFEYRRGYKFSTYATWWIRQAITRSIADQARTIRIPVHMIETINKLNRISRQMLQEMGREPTPEELGERMEMPEDKIRKVLKIAKEPISMETPIGDDEDSHLGDFIEDSTMQSPIDVATVESLKEATRDVLSGLTAREAKVLRMRFGIDMNTDHTLEEVGKQFDVTRERIRQIEAKALRKLRHPTRSEHLRSFLDE
- the dnaG gene encoding DNA primase, translated to MAGLIPQSFIDDLLNRTDIVDVVSSRVQLKKAGKNLTACCPFHKEKTPSFSVSPDKQFYYCFGCGAGGNALGFIMDHDNLDFPQAVEELAKAAGMEVPREEGGRGHKPRQPTDSPLYPLLEAAGEFYRQALKSHPTRRSAVEYLKGRGLSGEIARDFGLGYAPPGWDNLFKHLSSDTLQQKAMIDAGLLIENAESGKRYDRFRDRVMFPIRDSRGRVIAFGGRVLGDDKPKYLNSPETPVFHKGQELYGLYEARKFNRNLDEIIVVEGYMDVIALAQQGLRNAVATLGTATSEEHLKRLFRVVPSVLFCFDGDQAGRNAAWRALEATLSSLQDGRKARFLFLPEGEDPDTLIRAEGTDAFRARINQHAQPLADYFFQQLTEEADPRSLEGKAHMATLAAPLIEKVPGANLRALMRNRLKEITGLDNHQVEQLSHSAPAEAPPSYDPGIDYDAIPDYNPDYGDFHQPDYTPVQQQWTPSKGGKKKWEGKPWDKKGKPWERNGQRQDAPPRVPTSVEPPTLSALRTLLHHPQLAKKVEDAGHFAAEEHVYAQLLVALLEALQKNPELRSLQLIARWHGTEQGRLLRALAEKEWLIDADNLEQQFFDTITSLSARQRERSLEHLLRKARQSELSAEEKNQLRDLLSRNVHAQTPTSTGA
- the rpsU gene encoding 30S ribosomal protein S21, encoding MPAVKVKENEPFDVALRRFKRSCEKAGVLAEVRSREFYEKPTSERKRKAAAAVKRHAKKVQREQRRAVRLY
- the tsaD gene encoding tRNA (adenosine(37)-N6)-threonylcarbamoyltransferase complex transferase subunit TsaD, coding for MLVLGLETSCDETGVALYDSERGLLADALFSQIDLHRAYGGVVPELASRDHVKRMLPLIRQVLAEADCVATEIDAIAYTAGPGLVGALLVGASCAQALAFAWGIPALGVHHMEGHLLAPMLEEQPPEFPFVALLVSGGHTQLVRVDGIGQYELLGETLDDAAGEAFDKTAKLMGLNYPGGPEIALLATRGVPGRFVFPRPMTDRPGLDFSFSGLKTFALNTWQQCQKAGDDGEQTRCDVALAFQQAVVETLTIKCKRALKQTGLKRLVIAGGVSANKALRTSLEEMLASLKGNVYYARPQFCTDNGAMIAYAGCQRLAAGQQESLAISVQARWPMEQLAPL